In the Alistipes sp. ZOR0009 genome, GCAGGGAAACTTCCCAAAGAGGAGTTAGACGTGCTAAGGAAGGAAGTTATGATAAAGTATGGTTTAATGTTAGATTACTCTAAGTCTTATATTGCAGAAAATAAGGATAATATTTTATCGGTAGCGGCTTTATGGTCTGTTCATAAGGTTCTAAAAAAGGAAGACTACAAGACCTTAAGTAATATCATTTCGCCAAATTTGAAGTATTCGAACTTGCTCGATTTAATGCAAAAGCAGGCTAACGGGAAATTACCGAACTAACATAAAGAGGAGGCAGCATAACTTATGCTGCCTCCTTTATATACATCTAAATGGAAGGTGCGAGAGCATTTTCTTAACCTAAATCACACCTAAATAAAAGTAAAAGTGGAAAGAATTCTTTATGGACCCTTAGATGGCTCCTCGCTTTCGGGGTTTTGGGCCTTGCCCTTTTTGGGGATAATCCTATCAATTGCAATTTTCCCTTTAGTTGCTCCTAGCTTATGGTCGAAACACTACGGTAAGATTAGCTCTGTTTGGGCGCTAATTATTATTGTGGGGATTGGTATTAGCAAAGGCTTGGGAGTGACGCTTCATAACCTTGCACAGGTTATGTTTGAGCAGTTTTTGCCCTTTATTTTTCTTTTGCTGGCGCTCTTTACCATTACGGGGGGCATTAAAATTAGGGGATCTATAAAGGGAACCCCCAAATTTAACACTCTTATGCTTGCGGTTGGTGCCATTTTGGCGAGCTGGTTGGGAACAACTGGAGCTGCGGTTCTTTTTATTCGTCCGTTGCTGAAGGCAAACGAGCACAGGCATAACAAGGTGCATACCATCCTTTTCTTCATCTTTATTGTGGGAAATATTGGCGGTTCCTTAACGCCTGTTGGAAATCCACCTTTGCTAATGGGGTATATTAGCCACATTCCCTTCTTTTGGACGTTAACCCACCTGTTTGCACCGACTCTAATAACTACGGGGATCATGCTGGCTGTATACTACCTGATTGATCTTTATTTCTTTAAAAAGCAAAAAAGCCATATGCATGAGGTGGATTACTCGCGGTTGGGGATTGATGGAGCGTTGAACCTGCTACTTCTAATTTTTGCTATTGCTGCTGTAGTTATTTCGAGCAACGATTTTGGAATTGCCTTTACGTTATTTGCTGTGGAGGTTAACTGGAGCGAGGTGTTTGAGCTTGTTGCGCTAGGCTTCCTAACGTGGGCTTCGATAAAGGTGACCGCTAAAGATATTCGGAAGTACAATAACTTTACTTGGCATCCTATTGTTGAGGTGGGAAAGATATTTACCTGCATATTTATAGCCATGTCTCCATTAATTGCCATTCTTAGAGCGGGAGAGTCTGGCGCTATGGCCAGCTTGATTCATAGCTTAACTGATGCGGCTGGTAATCCGGCCAATGGAGTTTACTATTGGGCTTCGGGGATGCTTTCTGCCTTTTTGGATAGCGCTCCTGCCTACCTCGTTTTCTTCAATATTGCTGCAGCGCCAGCCGAGGCTGCGGGTATGATGCCCCATATGTATATGGTGGAGCATATTCCAACGACCCTTGTGGCTATAACCATGGGTGCTTCGTTTATGGGCGCTTTGAGCTACATTGGCAACGCGCCTAACATGATGATTAAGGCTATTGCGGAGGAGAATGGGGTTAAGATGCCATCATTCTTTGGATATATGCTATGGTCTTTTGGGATTATGGTTCCGCTGTTCTTGCTTATGCAGTGGCTATTCTTGTAGCATTCGATTAAAATAGTAAAGGTCGCCAGTGTGGCGGCCTTTTTTTTGACCATAGAAAGCAAAAACCCCCAAAGCATCTCTGCTATGAGGGGTTTTATATATAGACATGAAAAATTACTTTTTAATAAGCTCCAAGCTTCGTTTTACGAAGTTGCTTAGCGCTTCACCTTTTAG is a window encoding:
- a CDS encoding sodium:proton antiporter, whose product is MERILYGPLDGSSLSGFWALPFLGIILSIAIFPLVAPSLWSKHYGKISSVWALIIIVGIGISKGLGVTLHNLAQVMFEQFLPFIFLLLALFTITGGIKIRGSIKGTPKFNTLMLAVGAILASWLGTTGAAVLFIRPLLKANEHRHNKVHTILFFIFIVGNIGGSLTPVGNPPLLMGYISHIPFFWTLTHLFAPTLITTGIMLAVYYLIDLYFFKKQKSHMHEVDYSRLGIDGALNLLLLIFAIAAVVISSNDFGIAFTLFAVEVNWSEVFELVALGFLTWASIKVTAKDIRKYNNFTWHPIVEVGKIFTCIFIAMSPLIAILRAGESGAMASLIHSLTDAAGNPANGVYYWASGMLSAFLDSAPAYLVFFNIAAAPAEAAGMMPHMYMVEHIPTTLVAITMGASFMGALSYIGNAPNMMIKAIAEENGVKMPSFFGYMLWSFGIMVPLFLLMQWLFL